CGCAGGAAGCGGGAAGGCGCATACGAAAGGAACCGCAAGATGAACTCCAGTCTGTTCCTCACACGGAAGCTGCTTGCCGCATGCGCCGTGACGATGGCGGCTTCCGCCGCACATGCAGACATCACGGTCTTCACCGACCGCGCTGCCTTTCTCAATGCGGTGTCCGGCTCGGCCACCGACACCTTCGACGACCTGGCCATGGTAGAAACCGGCAGCCCCCTGAGCCGCCTGGCCGGCGCCTACACCTACCAGGTAAGTGCAGGACCTGGCGACAGCGGCTTTTACCCGTCGGGAAGCGGGGGCGATATCTGGCTGAGTGGAACGATGTCCAGCGACGTCATCACGTTCAACGCGTTCTCGTCCGGGGTATTCGGCTTCGGTGGCAACTTCTTCGGAACCGATTCATTCGGCGCCTTCATGCCGGACCGCACCATCGTGCTAAGCGCGGTGTCCGGTGCGGACAGCGAGACATTCACGCTGTCGAATGCTTCACAGGACGCGTTTGTCGCGTTCCTGTCGGATCGTCCGCTCACCTCTGTGTCTTTCCAGAACATGGAGGACGACGGCACCGTGTACTGGGCAGCGGCGAACAATGTCGTTATGGCCGTGCCCGAGCCGGCGACGTGGTCGATGCTGTTGGGCGGACTCGGCGTTGCTGCTCTGGCTCGCCGGCGCAGCCTCACATCGAAGCAGGCAAAGACTGTGGCTTGAACCTCGCATCACAACCATACAGGAGAGAAAGATGAAACGCACTAATCTGTATTTCACGCACGCTGCAACGCCGGTATCGCGTTGCCGCACCTTGGCCACGCGTGCACTCGCGGGTTTGGCGCTCGTGGCGATCACGGGCACGGCGTCCGCGGACGGCCCGGGTCGCGGCTCGACTGCGACGTTCGAGAAGAACTA
This genomic stretch from Massilia putida harbors:
- a CDS encoding PEP-CTERM sorting domain-containing protein, coding for MNSSLFLTRKLLAACAVTMAASAAHADITVFTDRAAFLNAVSGSATDTFDDLAMVETGSPLSRLAGAYTYQVSAGPGDSGFYPSGSGGDIWLSGTMSSDVITFNAFSSGVFGFGGNFFGTDSFGAFMPDRTIVLSAVSGADSETFTLSNASQDAFVAFLSDRPLTSVSFQNMEDDGTVYWAAANNVVMAVPEPATWSMLLGGLGVAALARRRSLTSKQAKTVA